One stretch of Synechococcales cyanobacterium T60_A2020_003 DNA includes these proteins:
- a CDS encoding mercuric reductase translates to MTPQHNASSLIAPLDTYNQTLVSHVHPLDWINPTPADCYDLVVIGAGTAGLVVAAGAAGLGIGLKVALVERHLMGGDCLNVGCVPSKCMIRSSRVVAEMANADAFGVKSPTEIEVDFPAVMERMRRLRAGISHHDSAQRFRDLGIDVFLGQGRFVHDRTLEVEGQNLKFRKAVIATGARAVRPSIPGLEEAGFLTNETVFSLTDCPKRLAVIGGGPIGAELAQAFQRLGSEVVLLHKSGHILNKEDADAAAIVQNGFLKEGIKLILNATIDRVESTPDGKQIHYTSNGQSGSVTVDEILVGAGRAPNVEGLNLEAVGVKYDTRHGVEVNDYLQTTNPRIYAAGDICMDWKFTHAADTAARIVIKNALFAPFGLGRSKLSSVVMPWVTYTDPEIAHVGLYEHQAQEQGMTTNTIHIPFSQVDRAIADGETDGFIKILHKQGSDEILGATIVGRHAGEMISEVTTAIAHKIGLSKLSSVIHPYPTQAECIKKAADAYRRTLLTPRTQKLLSILTKFS, encoded by the coding sequence ATGACACCACAGCACAATGCGTCGTCCCTAATCGCACCGCTCGACACCTACAACCAAACCTTGGTGTCCCACGTCCATCCTCTAGATTGGATCAATCCCACACCAGCCGACTGTTACGACCTCGTGGTGATTGGGGCAGGGACGGCTGGGCTGGTGGTGGCAGCAGGGGCAGCAGGGCTTGGCATTGGCCTCAAAGTGGCGCTGGTGGAACGCCATCTGATGGGAGGAGATTGCCTCAATGTGGGCTGTGTGCCGTCGAAGTGCATGATTCGGTCATCGCGAGTGGTGGCAGAAATGGCGAATGCTGATGCCTTTGGGGTGAAATCTCCGACAGAGATCGAGGTGGATTTCCCAGCCGTTATGGAGCGGATGCGCCGACTGCGAGCAGGCATCAGCCATCATGACTCTGCTCAACGCTTTCGAGATTTGGGCATTGATGTCTTTTTAGGCCAGGGACGTTTTGTACATGACCGCACATTGGAGGTTGAGGGACAGAATCTCAAGTTTCGTAAGGCAGTAATCGCAACGGGAGCAAGGGCAGTGCGTCCGTCTATTCCTGGCTTGGAGGAAGCAGGATTTCTCACCAATGAAACCGTTTTTTCCCTCACCGATTGTCCCAAACGGCTTGCCGTGATTGGAGGTGGCCCGATTGGTGCAGAATTAGCTCAAGCCTTTCAACGCTTAGGTTCAGAGGTAGTTTTGCTCCATAAGAGTGGACATATTTTGAACAAAGAGGATGCTGACGCTGCAGCAATTGTGCAGAATGGCTTTCTCAAAGAAGGAATAAAGCTGATTCTAAATGCAACGATTGATCGCGTAGAGTCTACGCCGGACGGGAAACAGATTCACTACACCAGCAATGGACAATCAGGAAGCGTTACTGTAGACGAAATTCTAGTGGGTGCGGGACGTGCCCCCAACGTCGAGGGCCTAAATTTAGAAGCAGTGGGTGTGAAGTACGACACACGCCACGGGGTCGAGGTCAACGACTATTTGCAAACTACCAATCCCAGGATCTACGCAGCGGGGGATATTTGCATGGATTGGAAATTTACCCATGCGGCGGATACGGCGGCGCGAATCGTGATCAAGAATGCCCTCTTTGCACCCTTTGGACTTGGCCGCTCAAAACTTAGCAGTGTTGTGATGCCCTGGGTGACCTACACCGATCCAGAGATTGCCCATGTGGGACTCTATGAGCATCAGGCGCAAGAGCAGGGAATGACCACAAACACCATTCATATTCCCTTTAGTCAGGTGGATCGGGCGATCGCCGATGGGGAAACCGACGGCTTTATTAAAATTCTCCACAAACAAGGTTCAGACGAAATTCTGGGGGCAACGATCGTCGGTCGCCATGCGGGAGAGATGATTAGCGAAGTCACAACGGCGATCGCCCATAAAATTGGACTCAGTAAACTCTCCAGCGTGATCCATCCCTATCCCACTCAGGCCGAATGCATCAAAAAAGCCGCAGATGCCTACCGTCGCACCCTGCTAACCCCGCGCACTCAAAAGCTCTTGAGTATTCTGACTAAGTTTTCCTGA
- the hisF gene encoding imidazole glycerol phosphate synthase subunit HisF — protein MLAKRILPCLDVKAGRVVKGVNFVDLRDAGDPVELAQAYNDAGADELVFLDITATHEDRDIIYDVVYRTAEQVFIPLTVGGGISSLDTIKKLLRAGADKVSINSSAVRDPDFINRASDRFGVQCIVVAIDARRRDDPANPGWDVYVRGGRENTGLDAIAWAKDVEQRGAGELLVTSMDADGTQAGYDLELTRTIAEQVQIPVIASGGAGTCDHIREALTDGRAEAALLASLLHYGQLTVAEIKDHLAAHHVPVRQIEK, from the coding sequence ATGCTAGCGAAGCGAATTTTGCCCTGTTTAGATGTGAAGGCAGGACGGGTCGTGAAAGGGGTCAATTTTGTAGATCTTCGCGATGCGGGTGATCCGGTGGAACTGGCGCAGGCGTATAACGATGCCGGAGCCGATGAACTGGTGTTTCTCGACATCACGGCCACCCACGAAGACCGCGACATCATCTACGACGTGGTCTACCGCACTGCTGAACAGGTCTTTATTCCGCTTACCGTTGGCGGTGGGATTAGCTCCCTCGACACGATCAAGAAACTTCTCCGCGCCGGAGCTGATAAGGTCAGCATTAACTCCTCAGCGGTGCGTGACCCAGATTTTATTAACCGGGCGAGCGATCGCTTTGGGGTGCAGTGCATTGTGGTGGCGATCGATGCCCGTCGTCGGGACGATCCCGCCAATCCGGGATGGGATGTCTATGTGCGGGGTGGACGTGAAAATACAGGATTGGACGCGATCGCCTGGGCGAAGGACGTTGAACAGCGGGGGGCTGGGGAACTGCTAGTGACCAGCATGGATGCCGATGGAACCCAGGCCGGATATGACCTCGAACTGACGCGCACCATTGCCGAACAGGTGCAAATTCCGGTGATCGCGTCGGGAGGAGCCGGAACCTGTGACCACATCCGGGAGGCGTTGACAGATGGACGGGCAGAAGCTGCCCTGCTCGCCTCTCTTCTCCACTACGGCCAGCTCACCGTTGCCGAGATTAAAGACCACCTCGCCGCCCACCATGTCCCAGTGAGACAGATTGAGAAATAG
- the gatA gene encoding Asp-tRNA(Asn)/Glu-tRNA(Gln) amidotransferase subunit GatA has translation MASIRELHTQLTSKKLSAVELAQETLKQIESLEPKVRSFLQLTPDAALEKAKQVDAQIAAGEEVGVLAGIPIAIKDNMCTKGVRTTCGSKILQNFVPPYDATVVQKLADAGTVMVGKTNMDEFAMGSSTESSAFQVTANPWDLERVPGGSSGGSAAAVASGECPIALGSDTGGSIRQPASFCGVVGIKPTYGLVSRYGLVAYASSLDQIGPFGRSVEDAAILLGAIAGYDPKDSTSLKVEIPDYTAALGPKLKKGTKVGIITETFGEGLDSEVGASVHAAIDTLKSLGAEVVDISCPMFRYGLPTYYIIAPSEASANLARYDGVKYGFRADDAENLLDMYMKTRAAGFGSEVKRRIMVGTYALSAGYYDAYYLKAQKVRTLIKQDFEKAFADVDVLVCPTSPTTAFKAGDNADDPLAMYLNDLMTIPVNLAGLPGLSLPCGFDSQGLPIGLQIIGNVLQEEKVFQVAYAYEQATDWHTKTPKV, from the coding sequence ATGGCATCCATCCGCGAACTGCATACCCAACTTACGAGCAAAAAACTGTCTGCCGTTGAACTAGCTCAAGAAACGTTGAAGCAGATTGAGAGCCTAGAGCCAAAGGTGCGCAGCTTTTTGCAGCTCACCCCAGATGCAGCCCTGGAAAAAGCCAAGCAGGTAGACGCGCAGATTGCAGCGGGCGAAGAGGTTGGCGTTCTTGCCGGGATTCCGATCGCTATTAAGGACAATATGTGTACCAAGGGCGTGCGAACCACCTGTGGGTCTAAGATTCTGCAAAATTTTGTGCCGCCCTACGATGCCACGGTGGTGCAAAAGTTAGCCGATGCGGGCACCGTCATGGTCGGGAAGACCAACATGGACGAGTTCGCGATGGGCAGTTCTACCGAAAGTTCAGCCTTTCAGGTTACGGCGAACCCGTGGGATTTAGAGCGAGTACCCGGTGGATCGTCGGGTGGGTCGGCAGCGGCAGTTGCGTCTGGAGAATGCCCGATCGCCCTAGGGTCAGATACCGGAGGCTCGATTCGTCAGCCAGCCTCGTTCTGTGGCGTGGTCGGCATAAAACCTACCTATGGGTTGGTATCCCGTTATGGACTTGTTGCCTATGCGTCGTCGCTGGATCAGATTGGCCCCTTTGGGCGATCCGTGGAAGATGCCGCCATTCTGCTAGGGGCGATCGCTGGCTATGACCCGAAAGATTCCACTAGCCTTAAGGTTGAGATTCCCGATTATACGGCGGCCCTGGGTCCGAAGCTGAAAAAGGGAACCAAGGTCGGCATCATTACGGAAACCTTTGGAGAAGGCTTAGATTCCGAAGTGGGCGCATCGGTTCACGCGGCCATCGATACGCTAAAATCCCTCGGTGCCGAGGTGGTGGACATTTCCTGCCCCATGTTCCGTTACGGACTGCCCACCTACTACATCATTGCGCCTTCGGAAGCGTCGGCCAACCTCGCTCGCTATGACGGGGTGAAATACGGGTTCCGGGCAGATGATGCCGAAAATTTGCTGGATATGTACATGAAGACCCGGGCGGCAGGTTTCGGCTCGGAAGTAAAACGCCGAATTATGGTGGGCACCTATGCGCTTTCGGCGGGGTACTACGATGCTTACTATCTCAAGGCGCAAAAGGTGCGGACGCTGATTAAGCAAGACTTTGAGAAAGCCTTTGCAGACGTGGATGTGTTGGTCTGTCCTACCTCGCCGACGACGGCCTTCAAAGCCGGAGATAACGCTGATGATCCTCTGGCAATGTACCTGAATGACCTGATGACGATTCCGGTGAACTTGGCAGGATTACCGGGATTAAGCTTGCCCTGTGGTTTTGACAGTCAGGGATTGCCGATTGGCTTGCAGATCATTGGCAATGTGCTTCAGGAAGAAAAGGTGTTCCAGGTGGCCTATGCCTACGAGCAAGCGACCGATTGGCACACAAAAACGCCGAAGGTTTAA
- a CDS encoding thioredoxin family protein: MPAAYIQNEAEFDSLLTSESLFVVDCTATWCGPCKLIAPLIDQLSDEYGDRAKVFKLDLDTNKEIAKRYGVRSIPAVMFLTNGEIAETLVGAKKYEEYSATLDKYLA, translated from the coding sequence ATGCCTGCTGCCTACATTCAAAACGAAGCCGAATTTGACAGTCTTTTAACCTCAGAGTCTCTATTTGTGGTGGATTGCACTGCAACCTGGTGCGGCCCTTGTAAGCTGATCGCTCCCCTAATTGATCAATTGTCAGATGAGTATGGCGATCGCGCCAAGGTCTTCAAGCTTGACCTCGATACCAACAAAGAAATCGCCAAACGGTATGGTGTTCGGAGCATTCCGGCGGTCATGTTCCTTACCAATGGCGAGATTGCCGAAACCCTAGTGGGTGCAAAGAAGTACGAGGAATATAGCGCAACCTTAGACAAATATTTGGCCTAA
- a CDS encoding ParB N-terminal domain-containing protein translates to MRIESIPINQIRRPLFRQNDPDKVQALMESIREIGLQEPIDVLEVDGQYYGFSGCHRYEACSRLGHETILCRVRRAPKSVLRMHIA, encoded by the coding sequence ATGCGAATTGAATCTATCCCGATTAACCAAATTCGTCGTCCGCTCTTTCGCCAAAACGACCCCGACAAAGTTCAAGCCTTAATGGAATCCATTCGTGAAATTGGCTTACAAGAACCGATTGATGTGTTGGAAGTAGACGGTCAGTATTACGGCTTTTCCGGTTGTCATCGGTATGAAGCGTGTAGCCGATTGGGGCATGAAACGATTCTCTGTCGGGTTCGGCGTGCGCCTAAGTCGGTATTGCGGATGCACATTGCGTAA
- a CDS encoding helix-turn-helix domain-containing protein → MMYTPQLRSHMASVGIPSFKALSRAAEVSEWQVLQLRQGKADQMRAEVLSKLGRVLGRSLDQLVQEFSSLEVETSSAAVSSIEAVQQEYQRLQTQLEQQKIALSQDLQRQVLQILETLLLQLPTAAYAAQQNPDLPAQRLLPLLKPIDQLLQKWGVEAIAPVGAEIPYDPKIHQLLEGTANVGDRVRIRYIGYRQGETLLYRAKVSPVSSQRQV, encoded by the coding sequence ATGATGTACACCCCTCAACTGCGATCGCACATGGCCTCCGTTGGTATTCCCAGCTTTAAAGCATTGAGTCGAGCGGCAGAGGTGTCCGAATGGCAGGTATTGCAGCTCCGTCAGGGTAAGGCCGATCAGATGCGGGCAGAGGTGTTGAGCAAACTGGGACGGGTGCTTGGGCGATCGCTGGATCAACTGGTGCAAGAGTTTTCATCCCTAGAGGTTGAGACATCGTCTGCGGCGGTATCCTCCATCGAAGCCGTCCAGCAAGAATATCAGCGATTACAAACTCAACTAGAGCAGCAAAAAATCGCTCTCAGCCAGGATCTGCAGCGTCAAGTGCTGCAGATCCTGGAAACCCTCCTCCTCCAACTTCCGACGGCGGCCTATGCTGCCCAGCAAAACCCTGACTTACCCGCCCAACGATTGCTACCGTTGCTAAAGCCGATTGATCAACTATTGCAGAAATGGGGAGTCGAGGCGATTGCCCCAGTGGGTGCAGAGATTCCCTATGATCCCAAAATTCATCAATTGTTAGAGGGAACTGCGAATGTGGGCGATCGCGTTCGGATCAGATATATAGGATATCGTCAGGGTGAAACGTTGCTGTATCGTGCCAAGGTCAGCCCTGTTTCAAGCCAACGTCAGGTTTAA
- a CDS encoding TVP38/TMEM64 family protein, giving the protein MALPFAKLSARPISGLRRLSTPMQFLGLICFAFFSTTAPALAQDVEPSVNPVILLQQALEWIDRLGTTGAIAFMVIYALATVAFFPGSILTLGAGILFGVVWGSVYVFIGACGGATLAFLVGRYVARSWIAKKIAGNPKFAAIDKAVGREGFKIVLLTRLSPVFPFNLLNYALGLTSVSLKDYGMGFIGMIPGTIMYVYAGSLLGDLATLGSGNSSIPPAIRWTLNIIGFIATVAVTLYVTKVAQRALETEVGVSDLENDNDAEGQAHV; this is encoded by the coding sequence ATGGCTCTCCCCTTTGCTAAGCTGTCAGCACGCCCTATTTCCGGCCTTCGTCGATTATCCACCCCTATGCAGTTTTTGGGTTTGATCTGTTTCGCCTTTTTTTCCACTACGGCTCCAGCACTCGCGCAGGACGTAGAACCCAGTGTTAACCCTGTCATCCTTCTTCAGCAAGCTCTGGAATGGATTGATCGTTTGGGCACCACAGGGGCGATCGCTTTTATGGTGATTTATGCTTTAGCCACCGTAGCATTTTTCCCGGGTTCGATATTGACATTGGGAGCCGGAATTCTATTCGGGGTGGTCTGGGGATCGGTCTATGTGTTTATCGGTGCGTGTGGGGGGGCAACCCTGGCTTTTCTCGTCGGACGCTACGTGGCACGGAGTTGGATTGCCAAAAAAATTGCAGGAAACCCAAAATTTGCCGCGATTGACAAAGCTGTAGGACGAGAAGGGTTCAAAATTGTGCTGCTGACGAGGCTTTCTCCGGTCTTTCCATTCAACCTCCTAAACTATGCGTTGGGACTGACCAGTGTGTCTCTCAAGGACTATGGGATGGGCTTTATTGGGATGATACCTGGAACGATCATGTATGTCTATGCAGGCTCTCTTTTGGGCGATCTCGCGACGTTGGGATCAGGCAATTCGTCGATTCCGCCTGCGATCCGCTGGACATTAAATATTATTGGGTTTATAGCCACTGTTGCTGTAACGCTCTACGTCACTAAAGTTGCACAACGAGCCTTAGAAACCGAAGTCGGTGTATCAGATTTAGAAAACGACAACGATGCTGAGGGACAAGCCCATGTATAG